One Streptomyces sp. CG4 genomic window, GGGGTCACCAGCAGGTCGTACCGCTCGTGGAAGCGGCCCATGCGGCGGCCGAGGTCCATGCGGACGTCCACCGCGGCCAGATAGTCCAGCGCGCTCATCCGGGCGCCCTGGACGCAGATCTCGCGCAGACCGGGGTCGAGGAGCTGCCGTCGGTGCGGGGAGAAGCGCTGGGTGAGCCGGGCCGCGCCGGTGAACCAGAGGACGTGGAACGCCTCCACCGGGTCGCTGAAGTCGGGGTCGGTCTCCTCGACGTACGCACCGAGGTCGGCGAGCGAGGCCACCGCGCGCCGTACGGCCGCCGCGACCGCCGGCCGGACCGCGACCTGGCCGCCCAGGGAGGGCGAGTACGCCACCCGCAGTCCGCGTACACCGCCCTTGAGGCCCTCGGTGAAGGAGCCCGGTGCGGGCGGCAGCGCCGACCAGTCCCGGGCGTCCGGCCTCCCGACGACATCGAGCAGCAGGGCCGCGTCGGCCGCGTCCCGGGTCATCGGGCCCGTGTGCGACAGCGTGCCGAACGGGCTCGACGGGTACAGCGGCACCCTGCCGTACGTCGGTTTCAGGCCGAAGATGCCGCAGAACGCGGCCGGGATGCGGATGCTGCCGCCGCCGTCCGTGCCCAGCGACAGCGGGCCCGCGCCGAGCGCGACCGCCGCCGCGCTGCCCCCGCTGGAGCCGCCGGCGGTGCGGGTGGGGTCGTGCGGGTTGCGGGTGACGCCGGTGAGCGGGCAGTCCGTCACGCCCTTCCAGCCGAACTCGGGCGTGGTGGTCTTGCCCAGGAACACCGCGCCGTGTTCGCGCAGCCGGGCCACCGAGGGCGCGTCCTCGTCCCAACTCCCTTGCTCGGCAATGGTTTTCGAGCCGCGCAGGGTCGGGTGGCCGCGCATGAGGAGGATGTCCTTGACCGTCACCGGCACCCCGTCGAGCAGCCCGGCCGGCTCCCCGCGCCGCCAGCGCTCCGCCGACTCCCG contains:
- a CDS encoding amidase, yielding MQLTDLTAVQLLDGYRKGEFSPVEATEQTLERARRIQPEVNAFVRLTEEDALARARESAERWRRGEPAGLLDGVPVTVKDILLMRGHPTLRGSKTIAEQGSWDEDAPSVARLREHGAVFLGKTTTPEFGWKGVTDCPLTGVTRNPHDPTRTAGGSSGGSAAAVALGAGPLSLGTDGGGSIRIPAAFCGIFGLKPTYGRVPLYPSSPFGTLSHTGPMTRDAADAALLLDVVGRPDARDWSALPPAPGSFTEGLKGGVRGLRVAYSPSLGGQVAVRPAVAAAVRRAVASLADLGAYVEETDPDFSDPVEAFHVLWFTGAARLTQRFSPHRRQLLDPGLREICVQGARMSALDYLAAVDVRMDLGRRMGRFHERYDLLVTPTLPLTAFEAGVEVPPGAAYQRWTGWTPFTYPFNLTQQPAATVPVGTDGSGLPVGMQLVAARHRDDLVLRAAHALYEAGAV